The Lolium rigidum isolate FL_2022 chromosome 2, APGP_CSIRO_Lrig_0.1, whole genome shotgun sequence genomic interval CGTGGGAATTGTATACTAGAACTACCCATGGGAAAAACACATTGCTACACCGAGAGTACATGCATAGTAATTCCGGAAAGTACACATACACTAACAGCGCGAGTACTCTTTACAAAACAAAAAGCTTGTCAAGAGTCAAGACATATCAATAGGAGATCTAATTTTGAAGAATTCAACATGGAAACACAAggtaaaaaaaaaacagtttATAACTTTACCCATGACGCTTGAGGGAAAGAAAATCCTACCAAAACTCTCATTATGATATGTGAGCCCTCATAACCTTTTCAATCAGAGTAGTAACTTCTTTCTCTAAGccatgtttatcatcttcttcatctACAAGGATCCTCCTTTCATGTCCAGCCAAATTGGTTATCTTCCTCGTTTAAGGTCATCCTCACcagccccgcaaaaaaaaaaaggtcatcCTCACCAGAACGCCACAACTATCAATCCTGAGGTTGATCTCTGCCATCCCTCTAATCATATGGTCACGTTTTCCCCTCTGGCGTCGGTACGCCGCTAAACACATGTCTTCATCTTTTCCGTCGCCACCGCTCGTCTTACCGATGAAAATTAACCGTGATTAGCGGTCTTTTAATTTGCATGAGTTTGTTCGAACTATCTTATAGTGTGAAGAGAGAATCTTTTTCAATCTCAGAGAGAAAAGGCGACGATACAAGTGACAACTTCTTGTCATTTGCCCCTCACAAAGTCACTAATTTGGAAGTGCAGATTTGGTGCAACATGGGCACGAGTGATctcatttttaaaaaaaatagtatttttaagttttaaaaattTCTGAAAAACAATAGACATATAGCCAATGATGTATCCAACAAACATGTAAGATATCAATTTCAAATAAGAGTATTGTATATTCTAACCTACAAAAAAAATGGCAAAAGTGTAGATCTGAGTAGTACATTTTTAAATCTCTaaaacatatcagattttatattttttttcttgcataaaataaaaagaatttcgggTTGAGATTTTTCTTGATTAGGAGAGGTATCACTGACAATCTTCgaaattatttttaattttttaataacTTATGTAATAgtgtttttaatattttttaaaataacGAGAGCACATTTATAGCTCTGAAGCCAAAAGCGTTTTCCGCAAATCTGGTTCATCTTCTCAACACATCGTGAACTGATACAGAGCCAAGGCCACACAAATCTGACTGACCGGAGGCGGATTGCTCCCCTAATccctcgccgccggcgctgccggcgccgccgcctgccACGCCATGTTCCGCCTCCAGCGCTGCATCCCCCAGCTCCGGCTTCGCGGTGGAGGAGTACCTCGTCGCCACCTGCCGCCTCACCCGAGCGCAAGCGCTCAAGGCCTCCGCGAAGCTCTCCCACCTCAAGTCCCCCGCCAATCCCGACGCCGTCCTCGCCTTCTTCGACGGCCTCGGCCTCTCCAGCGCCGACGTCGCGGCCCTCGTCGCCAAAGACCCGGAGTTCCTCTGCGCCAGCGTAGAGAGAACCCTAGCCCCCATCGCCGTCGAGCTCAGCGGCCACGGCCTCTCACATGCTGAGATCGCGCGCCTCTTCTCTCTCGCCCGCAAAGAATTCCGCCGGAGATCCATGCTCTCAAGTCTGCCGTACTACCTGTCGCTCTTGGGCTCCACCGAGAACCTCTTCCAGTTTCTCAAGCGAAGCTCCAGTCTAATCACGCGCAGCATCGAGAACGTGGTCAAGCCCAATGTCGCGTTACTGCGCAAGTGCGGGCTACGTGATTGCGATATTTCCAAGCTGTGCCTCTCTTCGCCACGGTTGCTCAAAACCAACACGGAGCGTGTCCAGGCGATGGTGGCGTGCGCCGAAGTTCTTGGTGTACCCCGTGGGTCTAGGATGTTCAGGTACGCGCTGGTAGCTGTTGCATTCGTCGGTGAGGAGAAGAAGATCGCCGCGAAAGTGGATTACTTGAAGAACACCTTCAGGTGGTCGGATGCCCAGGTGGCCGTTGCTGTTTCGAAGCTTCCAGGAATGTTAACGAGATCTAAGGATATGCTGCAGAGTAGGTCAGAATTTCTTATCTTTGAGGCGGGGTTGGAACCGGCCTACATTGCTCATCGGCCGGCATTGCTCACTTATAGCTTGGAGGGCCGGCTAAGACCCCGCTTTTATGCTTTAAAGTTTCTCAAGGAAAATGGATTGCTCAAGGATGTCCCGGACTACTATTCAGTAGTCATGGTCACCGAGAAGGTATACATGGAGAAGTACATATCCCCTCACAAGGAAGCTGCACCACATCTCGCTCAAGACTATGCAAACGCTTGCAGAGGGGAAGTGCCTGCTAGATTCATGTTTGCATGACCAAGAACTGGTATGGAAACTGGTAGCACAACAAATTTCACTCTGCATGTTAGGCTGACAATTCCTGATTCAGTGTTCTTGGCCTAATAAAGTGGTGGATGTCTGCTACAGTATGTATCTTA includes:
- the LOC124689781 gene encoding uncharacterized protein LOC124689781; translation: MGATYLSANPIFHARTKHIEIDFHFVRERVANRQLEIRFIPSADQVADGFTKALPARQFEEFKYNLNLKKADCSPNPSPPALPAPPPATPCSASSAASPSSGFAVEEYLVATCRLTRAQALKASAKLSHLKSPANPDAVLAFFDGLGLSSADVAALVAKDPEFLCASVERTLAPIAVELSGHGLSHAEIARLFSLARKEFRRRSMLSSLPYYLSLLGSTENLFQFLKRSSSLITRSIENVVKPNVALLRKCGLRDCDISKLCLSSPRLLKTNTERVQAMVACAEVLGVPRGSRMFRYALVAVAFVGEEKKIAAKVDYLKNTFRWSDAQVAVAVSKLPGMLTRSKDMLQSRSEFLIFEAGLEPAYIAHRPALLTYSLEGRLRPRFYALKFLKENGLLKDVPDYYSVVMVTEKVYMEKYISPHKEAAPHLAQDYANACRGEVPARFMFA